The genomic DNA CCGAAGGTCAGCTGGTCGAGGTGCTCTTTGCGGTCGTCCTGAACGCCGATCTGCTCGTAGGTGACCGGGCCCTCAACCTGCTCGGCTTCGGGGCCGGGCTCGTTGCCGAGGTACGTGACGTTCGGCTGGGTGCCGAGGTCATCGAGCAGCTTGAACGCCGAGAGCTTGCCGCCCCACGGCGTGTTGGATTCGCCCCAGTCTTCGTCGATGTCGACGTTGTTGGTCTCGCCGTCTTCGTTTTCGAGGGCTTCCTCGGCGCGCTGCTCGAGGAACTGGTTGGGCCGGCTGTCGGGGTCGTTGACGTCGCCGAAGTGAATGGCGCTCATGCCGGCCGTGTCGCAGGCCTCCATACAGGCGACGGTACCGACCTTCTCTTCGCCTTGGTGACCATCCTGCCGGGACGGACAGAAGGTACACTTGCCCATGGTACCCTGCGCTGGCCGCATGTCGTTCCACTGGCCGCGCTCGTCGTGGAGGTGGTCGTCAGTCTCTTTGAGGTGTTCCTGTCGTTCCTCATACGGCATCTCCTTGAGCTCGTCGTAGTCGTTTTCGGAGCCGGGGAGGTCCTCGTATGGAACGTCGGGTTCGCCCCACTGGAAGTAGTTGACACCGTACGGACAGGCGACCTGACAGTATCGGCAGCCGATACAGACCTCGTAGTTCGTCAACACGAGACCGTCCTTGTCGCGGGTGTGTCGGGCCCGAACCGGACAGACCTTCTCACACGGCGCGTTCGAACA from Natronomonas pharaonis DSM 2160 includes the following:
- a CDS encoding 4Fe-4S ferredoxin N-terminal domain-containing protein; translation: MNSDDSSCDRDSCGCGSNDEPTDESFHPMGEEWEEEMREKLEETEYDADLGMEMAEDAMRLIQGELSEAEFHDRYNDAVVEEFDVDDRPTAEAYEEEMESDDGGLFQRLTGEDGTVGKLSDFDPDTDQTRRDTMKKMGAGAAALGFSGVASAASPTDDEYGDNPVSDTGDDDDVQMGMVIDLERCDGCLECVTGCIEENQTSEGANWMYVLTYEDEQTEQENFLVRPCQHCSNAPCEKVCPVRARHTRDKDGLVLTNYEVCIGCRYCQVACPYGVNYFQWGEPDVPYEDLPGSENDYDELKEMPYEERQEHLKETDDHLHDERGQWNDMRPAQGTMGKCTFCPSRQDGHQGEEKVGTVACMEACDTAGMSAIHFGDVNDPDSRPNQFLEQRAEEALENEDGETNNVDIDEDWGESNTPWGGKLSAFKLLDDLGTQPNVTYLGNEPGPEAEQVEGPVTYEQIGVQDDRKEHLDQLTFGTGDD